GGATATCAGATTTAGTATTATCACTATAGGGCTCTTCTATCTGAACAGCGGATATCGGCGCATCAGGTTCTGTAATCTTAGTATCTAAAATTTGCTGTGTCACTCCTATCATACCACCTACATAGTCTTTCATACGCTGCTGACAGATTTGAGAACGTTGTTCTTCATTTTTAGCTTTTAACTTTGCCTTTGTCCATGCTGTTTCTTTTGCAAACGCAAGCAATTGATTCGTTTGCGCAACCATACTATCAGAAATAGTAAGTAAAGATGCCAGATCAGTCTCTGTCAGATCAGCAGCCATACGCATCCCGTCTGCACCCCATAATATATATTCTATCTGCTGAAATTCACCTTTATTGATCCGGTCAGGCTGCTGTTGGGATAAAGGATATGTACTTTCATCCATCCGCTGACGGATGCGTACAATCTTACTCTCTTCTATAGCATATCCTTCTGCCTGCTCCCACAATTCACGGGTCTCTACCCAGGCATCTCTTGCTTGCAAAAGGGAAATATCATTCCCGATTTCAATACGTTGGATCGCTCCCTGCAAATCACTGACACGCTCACAAAGAAGCTGATGTGTAGGAATAATGATATGGGATTCAATATTGTCAATAATCTTAATCTGTGTGTTAATTTTATCCTGACCTGCGGAACAACTCACCAGGACTGGTAGTATCACCAAGCCCAAAAACCTGTTTTTCATAAATTGAGTTACTAAAAACGTCCGCAAAGGTAGATATTAATTTGTGAATTGAAAGTAACAATAGTTGATACATATTTTTAAAAAAAATCCTAACTTCACCCTTTTAAGTAAATCAATAAAAATGGAATACGTAGATAAAGCCGAATTATTCAGTGAAATAGAGAAAATCCTTACAGATAAAGGATTTGGCATCGAAAAACAAGATCAGACCCGTCCATGGGGAGGTTTTTTTGTAATAAATGAAGATCAGGCACAGCAGTTTGCAGATGAATATTTTGAGGGTCTGAATGTACAGGATCTTAAGATTTCCGGTAAATTAAGTCCTAAAATTCTGATCGTTGCTCCGGAAAAACGTCTTTCATGGCAATACCACCATCGCCGTGCAGAAATCTGGAGAGTAATCAAAGGTACTGTAGGTGTAGTGACAAGTGATACAGATGATGAGCAGGAACTTAAAAAACTTACAACAGGTGAAAGCATTAAGCTTCGCCAGGGAGAACGCCACCGTCTGGTAGGATTATCCGAATATGGTGTATTGGCAGAAATCTGGCAACATACAGATATTGACAACCCTTCTGATGAGGACGATATTGTCCGGGTACAGGATGACTTTGGAAGATAAAAGAAAAGAGGGGAATTTTTCCCCTCTTTCTCGTTAAGCCTCGCGCCAACATAAACATATAAAACAATGTCTTTTGTATATTGAAACTATAATAATCTGATGATCTAGTTGGTTTTTAATGCTCTGGCTTCAGCAGCTTTTCTTGCCTTTTCTGCCTCTTTTCTGCCTTGTTCCTCCGCATTACGTTCGATCTTCTCCATCTTTGCTTTGAACTCAGGTGAATTAATTCTCGCCTCTTCTGCTTTACGGGCACGTTCCTCAGCCTCGCGTTCTATTTTTGCAATCTTTGCTTTGAACTCAGGGGAATTAATCCTTGCATCTTCAGCCTTACGGGCACTTTCCTCCGCTTCACGCTCTATTTTTGCAATCTTTGCTTTGAATTCAGGAGAATTATAATAAGCCTCTATTTTGGCTGCATCATCCTCTATTTTCTTAATATGTGCCTTAAATTCAGGGGAATTATATTTTGCTTCCATTTTGGCAGC
The Sphingobacterium spiritivorum genome window above contains:
- a CDS encoding imelysin family protein yields the protein MKNRFLGLVILPVLVSCSAGQDKINTQIKIIDNIESHIIIPTHQLLCERVSDLQGAIQRIEIGNDISLLQARDAWVETRELWEQAEGYAIEESKIVRIRQRMDESTYPLSQQQPDRINKGEFQQIEYILWGADGMRMAADLTETDLASLLTISDSMVAQTNQLLAFAKETAWTKAKLKAKNEEQRSQICQQRMKDYVGGMIGVTQQILDTKITEPDAPISAVQIEEPYSDNTKSDILNNIIAIENLYTGRLDLHKGAGIAAVVDRQDKVLDETLRKSIEDSKKAINALPESYTMALSNDRDAVLVAKVKLQTLQELLKDRLLPLVSQI
- a CDS encoding phosphomannose isomerase, translating into MEYVDKAELFSEIEKILTDKGFGIEKQDQTRPWGGFFVINEDQAQQFADEYFEGLNVQDLKISGKLSPKILIVAPEKRLSWQYHHRRAEIWRVIKGTVGVVTSDTDDEQELKKLTTGESIKLRQGERHRLVGLSEYGVLAEIWQHTDIDNPSDEDDIVRVQDDFGR